In Streptomyces sclerotialus, the DNA window GATCGCACCGCAGACCTCCTGCGCGTCCTCGGGGGTGGCGACCTCACCGGTGCCGATGGCCCACACCGGCTCGTACGCGATGACGATCGTCTCGGCCTGCTCGGCCGGGACGTCCTTCAGCGCGCCGTCGACCTGGGCGAGGGTGTGCGCGACCTGGTTGCCGGCCTTGCGGACGTCCAGGCCCTCGCCGACGCAGAGGATCGGGGTGATGCCGTGCTTGAAGGCGGCCTTGACCTTGGCGTTGCAGGTCGCCTCGTCCTCGCCGTGGTACTGGCGGCGCTCGCTGTGGCCGATGGCCACGTACGCGCACTTCAGCTTGGCGAGCATGGGGCCGGAGATCTCACCGGTGAAGGCGCCGGAGTCGTGCGCCGAGATGTCCTGGGCGCCGTACTTGATCTTCAGCTTGTCGCCGTCGACCAGCGACTGCACCGACCGCAGGTCGGTGAAGGGCGGCAGGACCGCGACCTCGACGGCCTCGTAGTCCTTGTCGGCGAGTGCGAAGGCGAGCTTCTGGACGTGCGCGATGGCCTCGAGGTGGTTGAGGTTCATCTTCCAGTTGCCCGCCATCAGCGGGGTGCGTACCGTCACGGTTCTTCAGTCCTCCAGAGCGGCGAGGCCGGGGAGCGTCTTGCCTTCGAGGTATTCGAGGCTGGCGCCGCCACCGGTCGAGATGTGGCCGAAAGCATTCTCGTCGAAACCGAGCAGGCGTACGGCAGCGGCCGAGTCACCGCCGCCGACGACGGTGAACGCCGCGGAGTCGAGCAGGCCCTGCGCGACGGCCTTGGTGCCGTTCGCGTAGTCGGGGTGCTCGAAGACGCCCATCGGGCCGTTCCAGAAGACGGTGGCCGCGTCCTTCAGCTTCGCCGCGTACAGCTCGCGGGTCTTCGGGCCGATGTCCAGGCCCTCCTGGTCCGCCGGGATCGCGTCGGCGGCGACCACGGTGGGGTTGGCCGGGGCCTTGGTCTTCAGGTCCGGGAAGTCGGCGGAGACCAGCACGTCGACGGGGAGCACGAACTCCACGCCACGCTCCTCGGCGCGCTTCATGTAGTCCTTGACCGCCGGGATCTGGTCCTCCTGGAGGAGCGAGATGCCGACCTCGTGGCCCTGGGCCTTGAGGAAGGTGTACGCCATGCCGCCGCCGATGAGGATGCGGTCGGCCTTCTCCAGCAGGTGGTCGATGACGCCGAGCTTGTCGGAGACCTTGGCACCGCCGAGCACGACCGCGTACGGACGCTTGACGTCCTCGGTGAGCTTCTTCAGGACGGTGACCTCGGCGGCGATCAGGTCGCCGGCGGCGTGCGGCAGGCGGGCCGGCAGGTCGTACACCGAGGCGTGCTTGCGGTGCACGGCACCAAAGCCGTCACCGACGTACAGGTCGGCGAGGGCGGCCAGCTGGTCGGCGAACGCGCCGCGCTCGGCGTCGTCCTTGCTGGTCTCGCCCGCGTTGAAGCGGAGGTTCTCCAGGACGGCCACCTGGCCGTCGGTGAGGCCCGCGACGGTCTCCTGCGCGGACGCGCCGACCGTGTCGGTGGCGAACGCCACGTCCTTGCCGAGCAGTTCACCCAGCCGCCGCGCCGCCGGGGCGAGCGAGAAGGCCGGGTCCGGTGCGCCCTTGGGACGGCCCAGGTGCGAGGCGACGATCACCTTGGCGCCGGCCTCGGCGAGCTTGGCGATGGTCGGCGCGACGGCGCGGATACGGCCGTCGTCGGTGATGGTGGTGCCGTCCAGCGGCACGTTCAGGTCGGCACGGACGAAGATCCGCTTGCCCGCTACGCCGTCCTGGACGAGGTCGTCGATCGTCTTCATGGTGACTCCGTGGCTCTGTTCGGAACGTCAGTCATAGCACGGGGCCCGTACGACGCTTCATCGCGTCGTACGAGCCCCGTCCTCACATCACGCGTGGTGCTGCCCTGCGGGTCAGGCAGGGCTCAGAGCTGGCCGCCGACGAAGACGGTCAGGTCGACCAGGCGGTTGGAGTAGCCCCACTCGTTGTCGTACCAGCCGACGACCTTGACCTGCTTGCCCTGGGCCATGGTGAGGCCGGAGTCGAAGGTGCAGGAGGCCGGGGTGTTCACGATGTCCGAGGAGACGATCGGGTCCTCGGTGTACTCCAGGACGCCCTTGAGCTGGCCCTCGGCGGCCTTCTGGAAGGCGGCGTTGATCTCGTCGGTGGTGACCTCGCGGTCGAGCTCCAGGACGAGGTCGGTGACCGAGCCGGTGGGCACGGGCACGCGCATGGCGATGCCGTCCAGCTTGCCCTTGAGCTGCGGGAGGACCAGCGCGGTGGCCTTGGCGGCACCGGTGGAGGTCGGGATGATGTTCTCCGCGGCGGCGCGGGCGCGGCGCAGGTCCTTGTGCGGGAAGTCCAGGATGCGCTGGTCGTTGGTGTACGCGTGGACCGTCGTCATCATGCCCTTGACGATGCCGAAGTTCTCGTCGAGAACCTTGGCCATCGGCGCCACACAGTTGGTGGTGCAGGAGGCGTTCGAGATGACGTGGTGGTTGGCCGCGTCGTACTTGTCCTGGTTGACGCCCATCACGATGGTGATGTCCTCGTCCTTGGCCGGAGCCGAGATGAGGACCTTCTTGGCGCCACCGGCGATGTGCTTCTCGGCGTCGGCCTTCTTGGTGAAGATGCCGGTCGACTCGATCACGATGTCGACGCCCAGGTCGCCCCAGGGGATGTCCGCCGGGTTGCGCTCGGACAGCACCTTGATGGTGTGGCCGTCGACGGTGATGGTGTCCTCGGTGTGCGACACCTCGGCCTTGAGGCGGCCCAGGATGGTGTCGTACTTCAGCAGGTGCGCGGTGGTCGCGGTGTCACCCAGGTCGTTGACAGCCACGATCTCGATGTCCGCACCCTGCTCCAGCAGCGCGCGGAAGTAGTTACGACCGATGCGGCCAAAGCCGTTGATGCCTACGCGGATCGTCACGAACCGATCTCCTCGTTGGTACGCCGGATCTGCACCCGGCGAGCTGTATGGGATGTCCCCGACCGCCTCCGACCCTACCCCCAATACGTAACGTACGTGACATTGACAGGGGTGCTCGGAGCCCTCCCCTGAAATACGCGTCTTCCCTTACGCCCCAAGGAAAAATGGAGCGCCGGGGAGCTCAGGTGAGCAGTGCCGTACGGGGGTCTGCGGCGGGGCCGGTCGGGGGAGCCTTCGCGGGTCTGCGGACGACCCTCGGCGGGGCGGCCCGCGCCGAACCCAGCGAAGGACGTCCGCGACCGTATCGTGCCCGTTTCTGACCGTTTCAGCCGACCATGCCCTCGGCGAGGTCATCGGCGAGATTGGATTCGGTACCGGGGATGCCGAGATCCTGCGCACGCTTGTCGGCCATCGCGAGCAGCCGGCGGATCCGGCCCGCGACCGCGTCCTTGGTCAGCGGCGGGTCGGCGAGCGCGCCCAGCTCCTCCAGGGAGGCCTGCTTGTGCTCCATCCGCAGCCGACCGGCCGCCGCGAGGTGCTCCGGCACCTCCTCGCCGAGGATCTCCAGCGCGCGCTGCACACGGGCGCCCGCGGCGACCGCGGCCCGCGCCGAGCGGCGGAGGTTGGCGTCGTCGAAGTTGGCGAGGCGGTTGGCGGTGGCCCGCACCTCGCGGCGCATTCTGCGCTCCTCCCAGGCCAGCACCGACTCGTGCGCGCCGAGCCGGGTCAACAGCGCGCCGATCGCGT includes these proteins:
- the tpiA gene encoding triose-phosphate isomerase, producing the protein MTVRTPLMAGNWKMNLNHLEAIAHVQKLAFALADKDYEAVEVAVLPPFTDLRSVQSLVDGDKLKIKYGAQDISAHDSGAFTGEISGPMLAKLKCAYVAIGHSERRQYHGEDEATCNAKVKAAFKHGITPILCVGEGLDVRKAGNQVAHTLAQVDGALKDVPAEQAETIVIAYEPVWAIGTGEVATPEDAQEVCGAIRRRLAELYSQELADKVRIQYGGSVKSGNVAAIMAQPDVDGALIGGAALDADEFVKIVRFRDQ
- the gap gene encoding type I glyceraldehyde-3-phosphate dehydrogenase, giving the protein MTIRVGINGFGRIGRNYFRALLEQGADIEIVAVNDLGDTATTAHLLKYDTILGRLKAEVSHTEDTITVDGHTIKVLSERNPADIPWGDLGVDIVIESTGIFTKKADAEKHIAGGAKKVLISAPAKDEDITIVMGVNQDKYDAANHHVISNASCTTNCVAPMAKVLDENFGIVKGMMTTVHAYTNDQRILDFPHKDLRRARAAAENIIPTSTGAAKATALVLPQLKGKLDGIAMRVPVPTGSVTDLVLELDREVTTDEINAAFQKAAEGQLKGVLEYTEDPIVSSDIVNTPASCTFDSGLTMAQGKQVKVVGWYDNEWGYSNRLVDLTVFVGGQL
- a CDS encoding phosphoglycerate kinase, with product MKTIDDLVQDGVAGKRIFVRADLNVPLDGTTITDDGRIRAVAPTIAKLAEAGAKVIVASHLGRPKGAPDPAFSLAPAARRLGELLGKDVAFATDTVGASAQETVAGLTDGQVAVLENLRFNAGETSKDDAERGAFADQLAALADLYVGDGFGAVHRKHASVYDLPARLPHAAGDLIAAEVTVLKKLTEDVKRPYAVVLGGAKVSDKLGVIDHLLEKADRILIGGGMAYTFLKAQGHEVGISLLQEDQIPAVKDYMKRAEERGVEFVLPVDVLVSADFPDLKTKAPANPTVVAADAIPADQEGLDIGPKTRELYAAKLKDAATVFWNGPMGVFEHPDYANGTKAVAQGLLDSAAFTVVGGGDSAAAVRLLGFDENAFGHISTGGGASLEYLEGKTLPGLAALED